The following DNA comes from Quercus robur chromosome 1, dhQueRobu3.1, whole genome shotgun sequence.
AGGTTTGACATTAATTATAATGGCTTACGTACATTTTGCCACCTATAGTTTGGGGTAAGTTTCAATCCAATTTAGATCttacatttctattttaaacAATGAAGTCcctaaatattaatattttcaacTGTGGCAATCACATTTAATCAAAGATCTAATGTTAATGAAATTGACAAAATCTGATGAATTGGCTCCCTGTAAAACCTTTTTATTGGAAATAGGTGACATGATATCAGTGAAACATCCATAAGTCTGCAATCACCGCAATATAATTCTTGGACTATTTTAGACTTGTGTCACTATTAAGAAGTGAATTTGTCTAAAACCATCTAAAAGACTACAGGTCTCATCTAGTGTACCACTGCATACTTGAGGTAGATCCTCTTCATCCAGaaacttatgaaaaaaaaaaaagggaatccATAACCATCAGGAGCTTGATGCTGTTGGTGGTGTCATAATATCATTATTTGTTAAGTTTCTCCAGATTTCCATGGATGTCCCATGCAGGTATACATTCCAAcagaaattgtaaaatttataaattatctAAAAGTTGTTAAATGTTGACTAGTTTGCAGTTGCTAATTTATTATCCCGGAAATGCaccattttttttggaaacttgATCAgtatctcaaaattttcttgtcAACCTGAAGCCTATTTTGCATGATCAAGCTTTTGTGGAAAAGCAAAATCAATAGTATAATCGTAGCAAGATTTCATGAAGATaataatataaagaacatgtaaaactttaaaaaatcacTGATACAAAGCTAGAATAAGAGTAACTGATCAacaaaattacatggcttttaAATTCCTGTCTTTTGTCTCAGTTTTTTGCACATTGGCTTACAAAAATTAGCCACACGCACATGCACACACTCACAcatgaattaaaattttaaaggacGTATATAAGCCTACCAAGCAATTTGAACTCCTGCTGTCCCCAGAGTTCTCATGGCCATTGATACCTGAAATTGCTCACAGGGTGAATAAACTACATTGGCTTTTTAAATTGATACACTGATAATTTGTTCATGGCAATGGACAAACCAAAACTGcaatgtatgtatgtatttgtgtgtgtgtgtatatatatatatataattagaattTCAAACCTACACCATCATATATTGAACACATAATATTTCATAAAGAGAAAATACAGtcaaaactttattatttataaaaaaattacggTTAAAACTTCTGCCAGCTATCTGGAACTGGAATACAAGACAATAAAAAGAAGGGCAGGTGCACACTGCACACATTGCCAGAAGCCTATACTccccatttaaagaaaaaaaaattatatatcagGAGAAACCATTAGACAGCATTTGTTAAAAGCAACCCAACTCGCACTACAAAGATAGTACAGAAAGAAGTTGGAAAAATTACCAGTAATTTTTTCGGCAAGTCTAACCCCAACTATTAAGACTTTTTAGAGAAGACATATAACGCTTTATTCTCCTTCTAGTATTGCAACTTATTAGCACTATGACTTGCATAAATGAAACTCAATTGCAATGGCATTTTCAATCACACTATATGATATGGGTTTTCACTCCTGAATTAGTTGACTCATCACAAGGTGACAAatcaatcctaaacatataACCTTGCTTTCCATCTGACCACATAGTGTGACTGTTGCATGATGCAGAAGAAAGCAAACAAGCCCCAGACCATCTAACATTGACCAACAGCTCCAAAAACCAAAACTTGCATACGGAGTAGATGGTGACCTGAGTCAGCTATGCCGACCAGGCACAATCACATGTTCACCTATTCTTATACATGAAATACACATaaccttccttttttttattttttgaaaatgacttttttttgttACATGCCCAAATAAGTATACACCACaattttgtcaaaaataatattttagtctTGTAATCATGTTGCACACATCATATTTGCAAATTAATCATTCACAACCATTCTGCAAGAAATGCTAGAAGGAAACAAAGAATATAAATGATAGGTTGATATTCCACACTGAATTAAGTTATACAAACTAAGAAATCCATGCAGTAAGACTACCAGAATTTCATGGGAGctgtaaaatgaaaattttccaatATCAAATTTAGTGAACTTAATGTGCTTAAATAGTAAGGAGATGAATTCTTTCACATTCAAAGGCATGAACTCCAATCCGTCTTTTGAACAAATAAACCATCACATGCAGTCTCAATACAGTATCCAGTTTTGAAAGTTACAACTCACGTAATGTGTATCACATAACACTATTTTTACACATAATCCATTCATAAGAACTTATCCTCATCAGATAGGAATAGAGATGCACAGGTTAGCTACAAGTCACTAAATTTATGTGTATGCAtgcatcattttattttttatttttttccccatttagGAAGGggaacatataaatataaaagtatGGGAACTGATTGCAAGTTATGTTAAATAGAAATATAACTTACTAATGATACACCACCAGAACCCAGCTCACGCATAGTGTTGACATTTACTTCAGCAACGAGCAGCCCCGTCACAACCTGGAATGACTTAAATTTCTCACAAACTTCCCTATTTCATGCGttctaacacacacacacacaaatcctAAGAGAATTACCATAAAAGCCCAACAAAGGATGCATGTAACTGCAGAGGCTAGAAATCCAGATTCTTGTGTCACAGCAGGGATTGCAAGGATTCCCGCACCCACCTAATATGTGTTAATTAATAGCATTGAAGATAATTATGGTCAAATTAAACCAATATGTTGTTTGAATTAGTAGAAATCAAGCTAAAACAATGATTAAAAAGTATAAGtgttaagaaaaaaatcatgaaaagaataattaaattaaagagAGAGTTTGATTTAAATTCTGTAGGCTTTATTTGAAAGCTTATTTCAAAGAACCAATCTACAGGCTATAATCTTTGAGAGCAATAAGTACATTTAGTCCTTAAAAGTTTATCTAGTTTTCTGATTTCATCCCTTCAGTTCAGAAGTAGCAAATTGTTGATCCAATTTTATTCTTACAAGTTACACCATACCAAATGTTGATGTGTCATATATCCTTAGGCTCGTTATACTCTGCCTATGAAAATCTAACCTAGTTTAagtgcaatatatatatatatatatataacttttgtGGTTAAAAAGGTGCTTACCGTGGTACCCGCAACCAGGAAAATTGCACTAGTTAGACTTCCTGGAAAtacaaggaaaaataaataaataaaataaaaatgagtgaACTTAAACTCAACAAGCAAGAGAAAATGTGAGtgtaacaaaacaaaagcagagaggaataataataataacaatataataGTGGTGTGCATTGAAATTTTGTAACATTAATAGAAAAGAAACCAGCTTCTCTCTTCAATGTAGCTTGGTTGAGGTTGGAGAAGAGGCGCTCAAACTTAAATTCTTCATTCTCTTCTTGTTGGGTGGTGGACTCGGACTCGGTTTGCTTCTGCTTCAGGGAGAAGCATTTGTGATTGTGATGTGTTGTTCTTGACCTGCCAGTGCCAGTGCCAGACAATTGGAATTGAAGTTGAGAGGAATAATGATTATAGCGGTGTTGGTGAGTGTGCAGCTGCAACCATTGTTTTCTTGGCAGAAGAAAGTTTGGAAACTTGATACTACTAGCAGAAGCACAATACACTGCCATTTTACGTGTCTCTCACTCTGTCAGGACCTTTCTCTGGTTTTTAAGAAACTGAATAAACAGAACAACTATTCTCTGTTTGAGATTTGAGATAGAAGTATGGTTTCCTTGTTTCCACAAAGATAATGTGGACCACAATAATTAACAGTGATATATTAGTTGAAACAAAACAGTTGTGTTATGTAAGCGCACGAGTCATATGTCATTTATTAAATAAGCTTAAATTAGaaataataacaacttaccacctctgatttgttgtgaaagtattgtgaaaatattgtggatataatATTTCTCTGTTTATTATACATAACTAATTACACAGAGTTATACTACTTGTGAAGTCATGTTTAATTTCAGTTATAATTGTGAAATggtgaaaacacaatttcataATTTTGTGTTTCATATACACACAATGTATAATATCACCGCACATTAGAGCAATCACATCAATACTTATATAACAGAAATATAATCACATTTTAGCCCAAAATTCACCTATATTAGGTCATGTAAAGTTGGGTAAAAATACATCATTGCTGCTTACTGCAACCAACACCCACAATATGCTGGATATCTCCTCCTTCCACAAAACCCATCACTACTAAACCCCAGTGCACAGCAACTCACAATAAAAGCCCAAAGAAGAAGCCCAATTAGAAGACCCGTTTTGTCCCCAAAAAGACAGCCCTACACGACATGAACCAACCACCATGTGATGTGAGAGTGAAGAGGACAAGGATGAAGAACAGAAAGATGAGTGTAAACTAAAGAGATTGATACCTTATTTATTCCTTCCCTGTTCAAATTTCGGTCtttaaaaaagtcaaaaaaaatatgtactGATTACTTGAGCTCTTAAATGCACAACTCCAACTAGAGAGGCCTTACTTACCCTCACAGCCCAGTCCCATCCATGGCTTCCTCTCATTTCCTCTGTAGTCACCATGTCTTCCTCCCTTCTTACAATTCCTTCAAGAAGAGCCAGAGCCATCTCTCTTTATTTAAGCCAAATGGGTCATCTTCTTTTCACTCTAACTCACAGTTCAAAAGGATCAGAGCCATGGCTTCTGATTCAAACACTCCCACAAGAAGACAAGTAGAGGTGTTTTCTTTCATCACTATTGTTATCATGCTTtcattcaagttttttttttttcttttttttttaatatattaaattgtGGGTTAGTTGCTGGGGTAATTAGGTAGTATATAATCCTGAAGAAAGGATAAACAAGTTAGCAGATGAAGTGGACAAGGAGGCACCCCTTTCAAGGTTGACTCTCTTCTCACCTTGCAAGGTAATCACCTTCCATTGCTTTGAGTTGAAGTTTTGAGGCATTTCGGTTTCAGTAAACTTAGCTACAGTTCTTTAGATGTTAAAACTTAGGtgcccaattaaattcaatcatgagGTTGTGTTATCCAATACAACAAAGCCAGTGTTAACTTTTTCGAAGACAATTAAGTTCAACCCAGGGTTCATTGGTCTATGCAACCACATGGTTGAATATGGTAGCCTATGTATGTGCTAAGGTACAACACCTAAGAAACTGTTCTAAGTTTTGTGCTTCTCAATTTATATGTTGAATTTAGTGGTCTATGTATGTGCTTCAGGTTAATGTTTTCCTAAGAATAACCAACAGGAGGGAAGATGGTTTTCATGATTTGGCATCTCTTTTTCATGTAAGTTAAAGCTATTAGTTGCTTAAATGCTCTTCcgagaataataataataataagtttaatTTACACTCATTTTTATTGCAAATTTATGTTGGTGGCTTCAAttgtatttttcacaattttatgGCCTGTTATTCCATAAAACTcacattttttcccttttcttccCCCAGGTTATAAGTCTAGGAGATATACTGAAGTTCTCTTTGTCACCATCTAAAACTAAGGATAGTTTGTCAACTAATGTGTCTGGAGTTCCCCTTGATGATAGAAATTTGGTAAAGCATAAACTTACACTGTGTCTTTTAATATTCTCCTGTTCTTAATCTTGCAAATATTATGCAATGGAACTTTCATTTTGCAGATTATTAAGGCCCTTAACCTTTACAGGAAGAAGACTGGCAGTGAAAAATTCTTTTGGGTAAGGAACAATTtacttgattcttaaatattttgGCTATAGGTCTGAACATTTGTCTGTATATTGCATGTATGTATAATTCCCATCCAAAAACTGTTGGCAGATTCATCTTGACAAAAAGGTGCCAACTGGGGCAGGGCTTGGTGGTGGAAGCAGCAATGCTGCAACTGCACTGTGGGCAGCTAATCAGTTTAATGGTTGTCTTGCTACTGAGAAGGAACTCCAAGAATGGTCCAGTGAGATTGGTTCTGAtgttcccttctttttttctcaaggAGCAGCATATTGTACTGGTCGAGGCGAGGTATGTCTTTATTTCATAAAAGTGCAGTTCAAAGATGTTAGTCTTTTTTCTTATCATATTCCTATCAAGCCCTGTGATTTCAGTCTTCATTAATGTGTAAGGACACACTAGGCTATCCTCAAAAGCCTTATGATTTCAGTTCTCTTCCTCTGGTGACTGTTAGCTTTGAGTTGAATATGATTGTACAAAGGACTTCGTTAGGAGTCAAATATTGGAAATTATGTATTCTAAGAAAGTCTTAGGGTTTGACTTAATACCTCTGTTCTAGATGGATGCATCATCAAATTATTGAATCAATCAGGACATCTGTTCCTCTTTAGAGAAAGCAATTCTTATATTTGTACACTGCGAGTTCTGTACACTGCTTTTAGAGAGCTAAAACtccattcttttatttgtattctCTGGCTTGTCTCtacttttataatttatactATCGTTGCACTACTTATTCCTACATAAGGGCTTGGCTAAGTACACTTTACAACACTGAATAAAAATCattctttatttattctctTCTGTTACAGTTTGGTTAGGGATCCTGTCCTTTAAATTTCGGAAGATTAATACCTGGAAGTCTAGCTCTTCCTTGCGTTCATGCTGTTTCAAATAATCCTCTTTTAGAGGTTCTAGGATGGGTTGCTGTATAGAAATTAAACCCATGGAATGCCAATTTTAGAGGGAGCACTGGTGGTTTTATCATAACTTTAGTCAATTTGGTACCACACCtttgcaagatttttttttttttttttaagttatgtAATAAACACatgttaatattattttagctATTAAAGGCAAATTTTGTGCCTCATGAAAAACCTTTATCTAAATTGAATGTTCTTGTGATCACACCACCAGACATTGTCAGATCATCTTGTCATGGACAAAAAGGGAAACTCTTGACCTTTTTCGGGGAAAAAAATCTGGATTGCTTCTTCCCCCGAGCCACATGAacacaaacaaattacaaaaGGAACTTgaaatgtatattttattactgGACTTGCTTGAATGTGAATTTCATAGTCTGCTGCATTTCCCTCTAAATATTTACTTCGTTTTATCCAGGTTGTTCAGAATATTCCCCCACCAGTACCTCTTGACATTCCAATGGTTCTCATAAAGCCCCAGCAGGCATGTTCCACGGCTGAAGTTTACAAGGTAGTGCAGATTTGAAAGCAATCAAGAAATTACAATTTGCACTTATTTTATACAGGCATAAATTTTCTAAGACAAGCGTTGATGTTTCAGTGCCTTCGGTTGGATCAAACTAGCAAGGTTgatcctttaacattgctgGAGAAGATCTCAACAAACGGAATATCTCAAGATGTTTGTATAAATGATTTGGGTATGCATGACCTTCTGTttgcttcccccccccccctcccccccccacctcccctctttttttgttcctttcttttccctttACATTTCCTCCTGCCTTGTATAAATTTACCTTCCTTGCTCCATTGAATAAATTCAGTTTAGGCTTCTAATTTGGCTCATTTAGGGACCAGTTATACTTTGAAATATTTAAGTATATAGGCTTGTACGTCAAAACAATCCTTCTGCCTTTTTGATCACATCAAAGTGGTTGTGATTGTTATAAACGTACCCATCCCAGATTCAGCTGAAGTAGGTTCTGATAGTATCACTATAAGGTCTGAATTTAGGATGTTGTTActattgtttttcttatttatttatttatttatagtttttacaaccttttcttcttgtttaaTATTGATGCAATATATATGAGATTTAGAgaataaacaattttaagaacaaaTGCCAGAGAACTAATTCTACTTATCAAATTAGCAAGAACACTGCATTTTATCCCTaaaagaaagggagagaaaaagcCAAAAATGTTGGCTGAAATTCCATTCAATAGTTCTCCAAAGCTGCTGTTACAAGTTCCACAAAtctttaaataagaaaaaaaaatgtttcccTTGCAAATAAACCATCACTACCTCATATTCGGATTCAATCCAAAGGCTCTACATCTGTCCTGCAATTGTCACATGACTGATTACATAAAAGACTAAAGTAGCAAACATATTAAGTTTAAGAGACAAAGcagcaacaaaaataaaaataaaagattgatCACACAAGCTAACTTATGGATATCTAGGCTTCCTTGTAGTGTTCCTCTTTAGATGTTCAAGTTGCAATTTCCTCTTCAACAAGCTTTGATCAAATATGTGTTTCTTTGCAGAACCTCCCGCATTTGAAGTTCTCCCATCTCTTAGAAGATTAAAACAGCGTGTGAATGCAGCTAGTCGTGGACAATATGATGCTGTTTTTATGTCTGGGAGGTAAAAATTTGGCATACCTATATAGATCTTCATTTCCAGTCCCACAATTAGCattattttgagaaatgatgtgtgtgtgagtgagagagagagttttgttttgttcataCTAAAATAAGATTGATAATCTTGCACTCAAAAAAATGAGATATATTATGGCTTTGTCATTGATAAGTAACATTGTTCTTACTATTCTATCACTATAATTTCCTTGAGATATGTAAGAGTAGAAAACTTGTGGTCGCAATGATAATTTTTAAGTCTCAAACTACTTCCATAGAAGTCCACaagaaaaaaatacagaatAAAGTCTTAAATCCTGTCAATCACTCACATTATTTTCAACAGCATCTATAATTTAAGTTATAGACTAAGAAGCATGGACACTAACACAACACAATGTGAGACACAACGATACAGCAATTCATGAAAAAATAGGACATGACGCATCAAGGGCATGGCAAATAATTAACAACTATGAAGTCTTGgtcccaaaaattttggggacGTGAcagttaataaataaacaaatatcatgctatatatttttagatattttatgTTCAGTTC
Coding sequences within:
- the LOC126725435 gene encoding 4-diphosphocytidyl-2-C-methyl-D-erythritol kinase, chloroplastic; amino-acid sequence: MASSHFLCSHHVFLPSYNSFKKSQSHLSLFKPNGSSSFHSNSQFKRIRAMASDSNTPTRRQVEVVYNPEERINKLADEVDKEAPLSRLTLFSPCKVNVFLRITNRREDGFHDLASLFHVISLGDILKFSLSPSKTKDSLSTNVSGVPLDDRNLIIKALNLYRKKTGSEKFFWIHLDKKVPTGAGLGGGSSNAATALWAANQFNGCLATEKELQEWSSEIGSDVPFFFSQGAAYCTGRGEVVQNIPPPVPLDIPMVLIKPQQACSTAEVYKCLRLDQTSKVDPLTLLEKISTNGISQDVCINDLEPPAFEVLPSLRRLKQRVNAASRGQYDAVFMSGSGSTIVGIGSPDPPQFVYDDEEYHDVFLSEANFLTREVNQWYREPASTSASTSPSNFSQSIE